In one Methanosarcinales archaeon genomic region, the following are encoded:
- a CDS encoding signal recognition particle protein Srp19, giving the protein MLRDRDKYVIWPAYIDKANSRSSGRIISKKFSITSPELKEIETAAKELGINPVVEPDKAYPKSWWEVSGRVLVDKKGAKSEIARQIARKIRQKRG; this is encoded by the coding sequence ATGCTTCGTGACAGGGATAAATATGTGATATGGCCTGCATATATTGACAAGGCCAACAGCAGAAGCAGCGGACGCATCATTTCTAAAAAGTTCTCGATTACCTCCCCGGAGTTAAAAGAGATCGAGACGGCGGCCAAAGAGTTGGGAATAAATCCAGTTGTAGAGCCTGATAAGGCATATCCCAAATCCTGGTGGGAAGTCAGCGGGCGGGTGCTGGTGGATAAAAAAGGGGCAAAGTCAGAGATCGCCAGGCAGATTGCCAGGAAGATCAGGCAGAAGCGTGGATGA
- a CDS encoding 3-isopropylmalate dehydratase large subunit produces MATISEKIFSKASNSSAHAGDFVIANVDYAMAHDGTSVLAVKAFREMEVENVWNPERIVIPFDHITPASTEISADLQRNIRQWAKEQNISHLYDVGEGICHQVVPEQGFALPGKLIAGADSHSCTYGAFGAFATGVGATDMAEIFASGKLWFRVPHTMRINVEGTLGPQISAKDLTLYVIKHVGTDGATYKAMEYYGSAIEALSISGRMTLCNMAIEMGGKAGIVPPDHKTEEFLKGRAIEAYSPIFADEDASYIEELNLDVDGLAPQVAKPHQVDNVCDVDEVVGINVDQVFIGSCTNGRLEDLEAAARILKGNTVAVRTIVIPASKTVLLEAIEKGYISSLVEAGATLGPPGCGPCLGAHLGVLAEGEVCVSTSNRNFKGRMGKGGLLYLASPETAAASALKGEISDPREVW; encoded by the coding sequence TTGGCTACAATCAGTGAAAAAATATTCAGCAAAGCATCCAACAGCAGTGCCCATGCAGGTGATTTTGTAATTGCAAATGTGGATTATGCTATGGCTCATGACGGGACAAGCGTACTGGCAGTGAAGGCGTTTCGAGAAATGGAAGTCGAAAATGTCTGGAATCCTGAGCGGATAGTTATACCTTTTGATCATATAACCCCTGCCAGTACTGAAATATCGGCTGATCTGCAGCGCAATATCAGGCAGTGGGCAAAAGAGCAGAATATCTCACACCTTTATGATGTAGGGGAAGGTATCTGCCATCAAGTGGTGCCTGAACAGGGTTTTGCCCTTCCCGGGAAACTGATCGCGGGAGCAGATTCCCATTCATGTACTTACGGTGCTTTCGGAGCTTTTGCTACGGGAGTTGGTGCAACTGATATGGCCGAGATTTTCGCATCAGGTAAATTGTGGTTCAGGGTGCCCCATACCATGAGGATCAATGTCGAAGGGACGCTGGGACCACAAATATCGGCTAAAGACCTGACACTCTATGTGATAAAACACGTGGGGACCGATGGTGCAACTTATAAAGCAATGGAATATTACGGCTCTGCCATTGAAGCCCTCAGCATTTCAGGCAGGATGACCCTGTGCAATATGGCTATTGAGATGGGAGGAAAGGCAGGGATCGTGCCGCCTGATCATAAGACCGAGGAGTTCCTGAAGGGCCGGGCTATCGAGGCTTATTCTCCCATTTTTGCAGATGAGGATGCCAGTTATATTGAAGAGCTGAACCTGGACGTGGACGGCCTGGCACCCCAGGTAGCAAAACCCCACCAGGTAGACAACGTATGCGATGTGGATGAGGTTGTGGGGATCAATGTGGACCAGGTGTTTATCGGTTCCTGCACCAACGGCAGGCTGGAGGATCTGGAAGCTGCAGCCCGGATATTGAAGGGGAACACTGTGGCTGTTCGCACCATAGTCATCCCTGCTTCAAAGACAGTTCTGCTTGAGGCCATTGAGAAGGGATATATTTCCAGTCTCGTAGAGGCCGGGGCCACATTAGGACCGCCGGGCTGCGGACCTTGCCTGGGAGCGCACCTTGGAGTGCTGGCAGAAGGTGAGGTCTGCGTGTCCACGTCCAACCGGAATTTCAAGGGTAGGATGGGGAAAGGTGGTTTATTGTACCTGGCCTCTCCCGAGACTGCTGCTGCATCTGCATTGAAAGGCGAGATCTCTGATCCAAGAGAGGTCTGGTAG